In a genomic window of Demequina muriae:
- the sdhD gene encoding succinate dehydrogenase, hydrophobic membrane anchor protein, producing MMTAPELTAPKKPMNRRTVGNAEKWGWIFQRASGVILIVLIFTHLFINLMTGDGVNQIDFAFVAGKWASPLWQWWDFTMLVLAMVHGTNGMRMIVNDYARRPFVRQTLQWALNISMVVIIVLGTLVIFTFDPCPTGTDTELLNVELCRELGRL from the coding sequence ATGATGACTGCACCCGAGCTCACCGCACCCAAGAAGCCCATGAACCGCCGCACCGTCGGCAATGCCGAGAAGTGGGGCTGGATCTTCCAGCGCGCGTCCGGCGTGATCCTGATCGTGCTGATCTTCACCCACCTGTTCATCAATCTCATGACCGGCGACGGCGTGAACCAGATCGACTTCGCTTTCGTGGCCGGCAAGTGGGCCTCGCCGCTGTGGCAGTGGTGGGACTTCACCATGCTGGTGCTCGCGATGGTGCACGGCACCAACGGCATGCGGATGATCGTCAACGACTACGCCCGCCGCCCGTTCGTGCGGCAGACGCTGCAGTGGGCGCTGAACATCTCGATGGTGGTGATCATCGTGCTCGGCACGCTCGTGATCTTCACCTTCGACCCGTGCCCCACGGGCACGGACACTGAACTTCTGAACGTCGAGCTGTGCAGGGAGCTGGGAAGACTATGA
- a CDS encoding ABC transporter ATP-binding protein, with amino-acid sequence MKLELRGITKKFGDFTANDAIDLVVEPGTIHALLGENGAGKSTLMNVLFGLYDADAGEILMDDKAVTFVGPGDAMAAGIGMVHQHFMLVPVFSVAENVMLGHEQVKGPVKLLDVDAARTKVRELSDRFGFDIDPDALVEDLSVGAQQRVEIIKALSRDAEVLILDEPTAVLTPQETDELLEIVRQLRNSGTAVVLITHKLREVKAVADTITVIRRGKVVGTAEPSASQEELASLMVGRDVSMTVDKGSADPGEPVLRIENVTVVNEASGVTHVDDVSLEVRAGEILAIAGVQGNGQTELAEAVLGLLPTADGQIILDGNVLSGRSIRQNLDAGIGFVPEDRTEDGVVAAFTVENNLILDLYDREPYSRRGAIDPRFVRTHAEEQVEKFDVRTTSTQALTGSLSGGNQQKVVLARELARDLKVLIASQPTRGLDVGSIEFVHKRIIEERDKGVAVIIVSSELDEVYALADRIAVMYHGKVVDIVAPDTDRDTLGLMMAGAHGKEEAA; translated from the coding sequence GTGAAACTTGAGCTCCGCGGGATCACCAAGAAGTTCGGTGACTTCACCGCGAACGATGCGATCGACCTCGTGGTCGAGCCCGGCACCATTCACGCGCTCCTCGGCGAGAACGGTGCAGGCAAATCCACGCTGATGAATGTGCTGTTCGGCCTCTACGACGCCGATGCCGGCGAGATCCTCATGGACGACAAGGCCGTCACGTTCGTGGGCCCCGGCGACGCCATGGCGGCCGGAATCGGCATGGTGCATCAGCACTTCATGCTCGTGCCGGTGTTCTCCGTGGCCGAGAACGTCATGCTCGGACACGAGCAGGTCAAGGGGCCCGTGAAGCTGCTCGACGTCGACGCCGCACGCACGAAGGTGCGCGAGCTGTCCGACCGGTTCGGCTTCGACATCGACCCCGATGCGCTGGTCGAGGACCTCTCCGTCGGCGCGCAGCAGCGCGTCGAGATCATCAAGGCGCTGTCGCGCGATGCCGAGGTGCTCATCCTTGATGAGCCGACCGCCGTGCTGACGCCCCAGGAGACGGACGAGCTCCTCGAGATCGTGCGCCAGCTGCGCAACTCCGGCACCGCCGTCGTGCTCATCACCCACAAGCTCCGCGAGGTGAAGGCCGTCGCCGACACCATCACCGTGATCCGGCGCGGCAAGGTCGTCGGCACCGCCGAGCCAAGCGCCTCCCAGGAGGAGCTGGCGTCGCTCATGGTGGGACGCGACGTGTCGATGACGGTCGACAAGGGCTCCGCCGATCCCGGTGAGCCCGTGCTGCGCATCGAGAACGTCACGGTGGTCAACGAGGCCAGCGGCGTCACGCACGTCGACGATGTGTCGCTCGAGGTCCGCGCAGGGGAGATCCTCGCCATCGCGGGCGTCCAGGGCAATGGCCAGACGGAGCTCGCCGAAGCGGTCCTCGGACTGCTCCCCACCGCCGACGGCCAGATCATCCTCGACGGAAACGTCCTGTCCGGCAGGTCGATCCGCCAGAACCTCGATGCAGGCATCGGCTTCGTTCCCGAGGATCGCACCGAGGACGGCGTGGTCGCAGCCTTCACCGTCGAGAACAACCTGATCCTCGACCTGTACGACCGTGAGCCCTACTCGCGCCGCGGTGCCATCGACCCCAGGTTCGTGCGCACGCACGCCGAGGAGCAGGTCGAGAAGTTCGATGTGCGCACCACCTCGACGCAGGCGCTCACCGGGTCGCTCTCGGGCGGCAACCAGCAGAAGGTGGTGCTGGCGCGTGAACTCGCGCGCGACCTGAAGGTGCTGATCGCGTCCCAGCCCACGCGAGGCCTCGACGTCGGATCGATCGAGTTCGTGCACAAGCGCATCATTGAGGAGCGCGACAAGGGCGTCGCCGTCATCATCGTCAGCTCCGAGCTCGACGAGGTGTACGCGCTCGCAGACCGCATCGCGGTGATGTACCACGGCAAGGTCGTCGACATCGTGGCTCCGGACACGGACCGCGACACGCTCGGCCTCATGATGGCCGGAGCCCATGGCAAGGAGGAGGCCGCGTGA
- the sdhC gene encoding succinate dehydrogenase, cytochrome b556 subunit yields MSPAPTLYRGREGMWMWLVHRTTGVAIFFFLLIHVLDTSLVRVSPEAYNEVIGAYKTPIYGLIEAGLVAAIVLHAFNGLRIIAVDRWTWALRHQRMLVWVVWGIFVVMMAAFLPRHLGHVFGGA; encoded by the coding sequence GTGTCCCCCGCGCCCACCCTTTATCGCGGCCGAGAAGGCATGTGGATGTGGCTCGTGCACCGAACAACCGGTGTCGCGATCTTCTTCTTCCTGCTCATCCACGTGCTGGACACGTCTCTGGTGCGCGTCTCGCCCGAGGCCTACAACGAGGTCATCGGCGCGTACAAGACGCCCATCTACGGCCTGATCGAGGCCGGCCTGGTCGCCGCGATCGTGCTGCACGCCTTCAACGGCCTGCGGATCATCGCCGTCGACCGGTGGACCTGGGCGCTGCGCCATCAGCGCATGCTCGTGTGGGTGGTGTGGGGCATCTTCGTCGTGATGATGGCGGCGTTCCTGCCGCGCCACCTCGGCCACGTGTTCGGGGGCGCATGA
- the sdhA gene encoding succinate dehydrogenase flavoprotein subunit, whose amino-acid sequence MTEHEYDVVIVGAGGAGMRAALESSQRARTAVLTKLYPTRSHTGAAQGGMAAALANVEDDNAEWHTFDTIKGGDYLVDQDAAEILCNEAIDAVLDLEKMGLPFNRTTAGKVDQRRFGGHTRNHGEAAVRRACYAADRTGHMILQTLYQQCIKQNVEFYNEFYVLDMILDGDPQTAADGEEVSVAGVVAYELSTGQIHTFRAKSVVFATGGAGKVFKTTSNAHTLTGDGMGIALRAGLPLEDMEFFQFHPTGLAGLGILLSEAARGEGGILRNSEGERFMERYAPTIKDLAPRDMVARAMANEVREGRGAGPNKDYVLLDLTHLEPKHIDEKLPDITEFARTYLGVEPYTEPVPVFPTAHYAMGGIPTNVNAEVLRNNTDVVKGLYAAGECACVSVHGANRLGTNSLLDINVFGKRAGIAAAEYALTATAPELPADAPAFVTALVARLRETVGGEGTERVAQIRKELQETMDMNVQVFRTEESLAEAAEVVQDLKKRYESIAIHDRGQRFNTDLLEAVELGFLLELAEVVIAGANGRKESRGGHYREDFPTRDDENYLHHTMAYARPEGIDLQWKPVVITKYQPMERKY is encoded by the coding sequence ATGACCGAGCACGAATACGACGTCGTGATCGTCGGCGCCGGGGGCGCTGGCATGCGCGCCGCGCTGGAGAGCTCTCAGCGCGCCCGCACGGCGGTGCTGACCAAGCTGTACCCGACGCGCTCCCACACGGGCGCCGCACAGGGGGGCATGGCGGCGGCGCTCGCGAACGTCGAGGACGACAACGCCGAGTGGCACACGTTCGACACCATCAAGGGCGGCGACTACCTGGTCGACCAGGACGCCGCCGAGATCCTCTGCAACGAGGCGATCGACGCGGTCCTTGACCTCGAGAAGATGGGCCTGCCCTTCAACCGCACCACTGCGGGCAAGGTGGACCAGCGCCGCTTCGGCGGCCACACCCGCAACCACGGCGAAGCCGCCGTCCGCCGCGCATGCTACGCCGCTGACCGCACCGGCCACATGATCCTGCAGACGCTCTACCAGCAGTGCATCAAGCAGAACGTGGAGTTCTACAACGAGTTCTACGTCCTGGACATGATCCTCGACGGCGACCCGCAGACCGCGGCCGACGGCGAGGAGGTCTCCGTCGCAGGCGTCGTGGCCTACGAGCTGTCGACCGGTCAGATCCACACGTTCCGCGCCAAGTCCGTGGTGTTCGCCACCGGCGGCGCCGGCAAGGTCTTCAAGACCACCTCGAACGCCCACACGCTCACCGGCGACGGCATGGGCATCGCCCTGCGCGCGGGGCTCCCGCTCGAGGACATGGAGTTCTTCCAGTTCCACCCGACGGGCCTGGCCGGCCTGGGCATCCTGCTGTCCGAGGCCGCACGCGGCGAGGGCGGCATCCTCCGCAACTCGGAGGGCGAGCGCTTCATGGAGCGCTACGCCCCCACCATCAAGGATCTCGCCCCGCGCGACATGGTGGCGCGGGCGATGGCCAACGAGGTGCGCGAGGGGCGCGGCGCGGGCCCCAACAAGGACTACGTGCTGCTGGACCTGACCCATCTCGAGCCCAAGCACATCGACGAGAAGCTGCCCGACATCACCGAGTTCGCGCGCACCTACCTGGGCGTCGAGCCGTACACGGAGCCCGTGCCGGTCTTCCCCACGGCTCACTACGCGATGGGCGGCATCCCCACGAACGTGAACGCCGAGGTGCTGCGCAACAACACCGACGTCGTCAAGGGCCTGTACGCCGCGGGCGAGTGCGCCTGCGTGTCCGTTCACGGCGCCAACCGTCTGGGCACCAACTCGCTGCTGGACATCAACGTCTTCGGCAAGCGGGCCGGCATCGCCGCCGCGGAGTACGCGCTCACGGCCACGGCGCCCGAGCTGCCGGCCGATGCGCCCGCGTTCGTCACCGCGCTCGTCGCCCGGCTGCGGGAGACCGTGGGGGGCGAAGGCACGGAACGCGTCGCCCAGATCCGCAAGGAACTGCAGGAGACGATGGACATGAACGTCCAGGTGTTCCGCACGGAGGAGTCGCTGGCCGAGGCCGCCGAGGTGGTCCAAGACCTCAAGAAGCGTTACGAGTCGATCGCGATCCACGACCGCGGCCAGCGCTTCAACACCGACCTCCTCGAGGCGGTCGAACTGGGCTTCCTGCTCGAGTTGGCCGAGGTCGTGATCGCGGGCGCCAATGGCCGCAAGGAGAGCCGCGGCGGGCACTACCGCGAGGACTTCCCCACCAGAGACGACGAGAACTACCTCCACCACACCATGGCGTACGCGCGTCCCGAGGGCATCGATCTGCAATGGAAGCCCGTCGTGATCACCAAGTACCAGCCCATGGAACGTAAGTACTGA
- a CDS encoding BMP family lipoprotein yields MKNTIRFGAIAAASALVLAACASAPEDEPTSSETAGGTATEAPVETVDYKACMVSDQGGFDDASFNESAYDGLVRASEELGIETAEAESTAESDYGPNLQAQVDEGCDLIITVGFLLGDATSEAAAANPDVNFAIVDFGYEEPIENVKPLFFETDEAAFLAGYAAASASGTGTLGTFGGVNIPTVSIFMDGFLAGANHFNEETGGDVSVLGWDGAEGSFVGNFEDAPAGQNITQGFLDQGADIVMPVAGPVGLGAASAIQSAGDAWMIGVDSDWTESAPEYADIMFTSVLKQISNAVYDTIEASIDGFTNEPYVGTLENEGVGIADFAEGTVDDETLAAIEEIRAGIIAGEIEPSTAG; encoded by the coding sequence ATGAAGAACACGATTCGCTTCGGCGCCATCGCGGCAGCCTCGGCACTCGTCCTGGCCGCGTGCGCATCCGCGCCGGAGGACGAGCCCACCTCGTCCGAGACCGCGGGCGGCACGGCCACCGAGGCCCCCGTCGAGACCGTCGACTACAAGGCCTGCATGGTCTCCGACCAGGGCGGCTTCGATGACGCCTCGTTCAACGAGTCCGCGTATGACGGTCTGGTGCGCGCGAGCGAGGAGCTCGGCATCGAGACCGCTGAGGCCGAGTCGACCGCCGAGAGCGACTATGGGCCCAACCTTCAGGCCCAGGTCGACGAGGGCTGCGACCTGATCATCACCGTCGGCTTCCTGCTGGGTGACGCGACCTCCGAGGCCGCGGCCGCCAACCCCGACGTCAACTTCGCGATCGTGGACTTCGGCTACGAAGAGCCCATCGAGAACGTCAAGCCGCTGTTCTTCGAGACCGACGAGGCGGCGTTCCTCGCCGGCTACGCGGCCGCATCGGCCAGCGGTACCGGCACCCTCGGCACCTTCGGTGGCGTGAACATCCCCACCGTGTCGATCTTCATGGACGGCTTCCTCGCGGGCGCCAACCACTTCAACGAGGAGACCGGCGGCGACGTCTCGGTGCTCGGCTGGGACGGCGCGGAGGGCTCCTTCGTGGGCAACTTCGAGGACGCTCCTGCCGGTCAGAACATCACCCAGGGCTTCCTGGACCAGGGCGCGGACATCGTGATGCCCGTCGCAGGTCCCGTGGGCCTGGGTGCGGCATCCGCCATTCAGTCCGCCGGTGACGCGTGGATGATCGGCGTGGACTCCGACTGGACCGAGTCTGCTCCTGAGTACGCGGACATCATGTTCACGTCGGTGCTCAAGCAGATCTCCAACGCGGTCTACGACACCATCGAGGCGTCGATCGACGGCTTCACCAACGAGCCGTACGTGGGCACGCTGGAGAACGAGGGCGTCGGCATCGCCGACTTCGCCGAGGGCACCGTCGACGACGAGACCCTGGCAGCCATCGAGGAGATCCGCGCGGGCATCATCGCCGGCGAGATCGAGCCTTCGACGGCCGGCTAG
- the trpS gene encoding tryptophan--tRNA ligase yields MKPRVFSAMQPTSDSLQLGNYLGALVHWVKLQDTHDAIYGVVDLHALTVAPDPAVLRARTRRTAAQFLAGGVDPTRSIVFCQSHVPEHAELAWLLSTFTGFGEAGRMTQFKDKSAKVGESGTNVGLFTYPVLMAADILLYDTNVVPVGEDQRQHLELSRDLAQRLNARFGEGTVVVPEPHIVKETAKIYDLQEPTKKMSKSAVSPKGTIEVLDDPKKVAKNIRSAVTDTGDVIAFDREAKPGVSNLLTIYSAIDGRSVDQLVAEYEGKMYGHLKSDLADVVVEFLTPFHDAAMEWIESPDRLDSVLEDGAARATAIARPTLERLYDKVGLLAPMHGR; encoded by the coding sequence ATGAAGCCCCGCGTGTTCTCGGCGATGCAGCCCACCTCAGACTCCCTCCAGCTCGGCAACTACCTCGGTGCCCTCGTCCACTGGGTGAAGCTGCAGGACACTCACGACGCGATCTACGGCGTGGTCGACCTGCATGCCCTCACGGTGGCCCCGGATCCTGCGGTGCTGCGTGCCCGGACGCGGCGCACGGCCGCGCAGTTCCTCGCGGGCGGCGTCGACCCGACCCGGTCCATCGTGTTCTGTCAGTCCCACGTGCCCGAGCACGCCGAGCTCGCGTGGCTGCTGAGCACCTTCACCGGGTTCGGGGAAGCGGGCCGCATGACGCAGTTCAAGGACAAGTCGGCGAAGGTGGGCGAGTCGGGGACCAATGTGGGCCTCTTCACGTACCCCGTGCTGATGGCCGCAGACATCCTGCTGTATGACACGAACGTGGTGCCGGTGGGCGAGGATCAGCGCCAGCACCTCGAGCTGTCGCGCGACCTCGCTCAGCGGCTGAACGCGAGGTTCGGCGAGGGCACCGTGGTGGTGCCGGAGCCGCACATCGTCAAGGAGACGGCGAAGATCTACGACCTGCAGGAGCCCACCAAGAAGATGTCGAAGTCCGCGGTGAGCCCCAAGGGCACCATCGAGGTCCTCGACGACCCCAAGAAGGTCGCCAAGAACATCAGGTCCGCGGTGACCGACACGGGCGACGTGATCGCGTTCGACCGCGAGGCCAAGCCCGGCGTGTCGAACCTCCTGACCATCTACTCCGCGATCGACGGTCGCAGCGTCGACCAGCTCGTCGCGGAGTACGAGGGCAAGATGTACGGCCACCTCAAGTCCGACCTCGCGGACGTGGTCGTGGAGTTCCTCACGCCCTTCCACGACGCCGCCATGGAATGGATCGAGTCCCCCGACAGGTTGGACTCAGTGCTGGAGGACGGCGCCGCGCGGGCGACAGCCATCGCGCGCCCCACCCTCGAGCGGCTGTACGACAAGGTGGGCCTGCTGGCCCCGATGCACGGGAGGTAG
- a CDS encoding succinate dehydrogenase iron-sulfur subunit, protein MTATAEKTDSTSEVGAIPTFTVTLKILRHDPEGLDGREAGSEYWEEFTVESFATDRVLDALHTIKWEQDGSLAFRRSCAHGVCGSDAMRINAKNRLACKTLLKDLNPSRPITVEPIKGLPVEKDLIVDMEPFFASYREIMPFLMTTGPTPERERLQSPEERARFDDTTKCIMCAACTTACPVFWTDGQYFGPQAIVGAHRFIFDSRDEGEWDRLEVLNDKAGVWKCRTAFNCTEACPRGIEVTKAISEVKKALTSGEV, encoded by the coding sequence ATGACTGCCACTGCCGAGAAGACCGACTCCACCAGCGAGGTCGGCGCGATCCCGACGTTCACCGTGACGCTGAAGATCCTGCGCCACGACCCCGAGGGGCTCGACGGCCGCGAGGCCGGCAGCGAGTACTGGGAGGAGTTCACCGTCGAGTCGTTCGCGACCGACCGTGTGCTCGACGCGCTCCACACCATCAAGTGGGAGCAGGACGGCTCGCTCGCGTTCCGCCGCTCGTGCGCGCATGGCGTGTGCGGCTCCGACGCGATGCGCATCAACGCCAAGAACCGGCTCGCATGCAAGACCCTGCTGAAGGACCTCAATCCCTCGCGCCCGATCACGGTCGAGCCCATCAAGGGCCTGCCGGTGGAGAAGGACCTCATCGTGGACATGGAGCCGTTCTTCGCTTCCTACCGCGAGATCATGCCGTTCCTCATGACCACGGGCCCCACGCCCGAACGCGAGCGCCTGCAGTCCCCCGAGGAGCGCGCGCGGTTCGACGACACCACCAAGTGCATCATGTGCGCCGCGTGCACCACCGCGTGCCCGGTGTTCTGGACCGACGGCCAGTACTTCGGCCCGCAGGCCATCGTGGGCGCCCACCGGTTCATCTTCGACTCGCGCGACGAGGGCGAGTGGGACCGGCTCGAGGTGCTGAACGACAAGGCTGGCGTGTGGAAGTGCCGCACCGCGTTCAACTGCACCGAGGCATGCCCTCGCGGCATCGAGGTCACCAAGGCCATCTCCGAGGTGAAGAAGGCGCTGACCTCCGGCGAGGTGTAG
- a CDS encoding mannose-1-phosphate guanylyltransferase encodes MMLGASHDSSVRDLVSVVPAGGVGSRLWPLSRPDRPKFLIDLLGTGTTLIQDTIARLTPLSEAVYVVTGERHADAVAAQLPDLPAERIVAEPSPRDSMAAIALAAALIEERMGERIMGSFAADHVIPEPQAFRDTVRTAVEAARTGRVVTIGIEPTAPSTAFGYIRAGAPLADAPGSFAVEAFTEKPDAETAERFIAEGGSSWNAGMFVVSTSVLLGHLARLQPTLEAGVREIAAAWDGPSRAEVLARVWPTLTRIAIDHAIAEPVAAEGGVAMVPGPFAWHDVGDFASLAELLTPGEDGAIRIGRDAAVSLVDSAGALIVGGSKRVAVVGIPDAVVVETDEAILVTRREVAQRVKDVSFQV; translated from the coding sequence ATGATGCTCGGTGCCAGCCACGACAGCTCCGTCCGCGACCTCGTCTCGGTGGTGCCTGCAGGAGGCGTGGGCTCTCGGCTGTGGCCGCTGTCCCGTCCCGACCGGCCCAAGTTCCTCATCGACCTGCTGGGCACGGGCACCACGCTGATCCAGGACACCATCGCGCGGCTGACGCCGCTCAGCGAGGCCGTCTATGTGGTGACGGGCGAGCGTCATGCCGATGCGGTCGCCGCCCAGCTGCCGGACCTTCCGGCCGAGCGCATCGTCGCCGAGCCCAGTCCTCGGGACTCGATGGCTGCGATCGCGCTCGCGGCCGCGCTCATCGAGGAGCGCATGGGCGAGCGGATCATGGGGTCGTTCGCCGCTGACCACGTGATCCCCGAGCCGCAGGCGTTCCGGGACACGGTGCGCACGGCCGTCGAGGCGGCGCGCACCGGTCGGGTGGTGACCATCGGGATCGAGCCCACGGCTCCGTCCACGGCATTCGGCTACATCCGTGCCGGCGCCCCGTTGGCCGATGCGCCAGGATCCTTCGCAGTCGAGGCCTTCACCGAGAAGCCCGACGCGGAGACGGCGGAACGGTTCATCGCCGAGGGTGGCTCGTCCTGGAACGCGGGCATGTTCGTGGTGTCGACGTCCGTGCTGCTGGGCCACCTCGCACGACTGCAGCCCACGCTCGAGGCGGGCGTGCGCGAGATCGCGGCGGCTTGGGACGGTCCGTCGCGGGCAGAGGTGCTCGCTCGCGTATGGCCCACCCTCACCCGCATCGCCATCGACCACGCGATCGCAGAGCCCGTCGCCGCCGAGGGCGGCGTCGCCATGGTGCCAGGTCCCTTCGCCTGGCACGACGTCGGCGATTTCGCCTCGCTCGCCGAGCTGCTGACGCCTGGCGAGGACGGCGCAATCCGCATCGGCCGCGATGCCGCGGTGTCGTTGGTGGACTCCGCGGGCGCCCTCATCGTCGGCGGCTCGAAGCGGGTCGCAGTGGTCGGCATCCCCGACGCGGTCGTGGTCGAGACGGACGAGGCGATCCTGGTGACCCGGCGCGAGGTCGCTCAGCGGGTCAAGGACGTGTCCTTCCAGGTGTAA
- a CDS encoding twin-arginine translocase TatA/TatE family subunit, translated as MFGINGGELLVLILIAIVVVGPERMPEYARQLREWVVGVRNVVDKGRAQLKAEVGDDVDWEKLDPRQYDPRRIVREALYEPAPAPVRSPSPTAPLVAGQPAPFDADAT; from the coding sequence ATGTTCGGGATCAACGGCGGCGAGCTCCTCGTCCTCATTCTGATCGCCATCGTGGTGGTCGGCCCCGAACGCATGCCCGAGTACGCGCGCCAACTGCGCGAGTGGGTCGTGGGAGTGCGGAACGTGGTCGACAAGGGTCGCGCTCAGCTCAAGGCCGAGGTCGGCGACGACGTGGACTGGGAGAAGCTCGACCCGCGTCAGTACGACCCGCGCCGGATCGTGCGCGAGGCGCTGTACGAGCCTGCTCCCGCGCCGGTGCGCTCGCCCTCGCCGACCGCGCCGTTGGTCGCGGGCCAGCCCGCCCCCTTCGACGCCGACGCCACCTGA
- a CDS encoding YihY/virulence factor BrkB family protein yields MAEREDHGATQDDPARASAASPESAAQAAAHGPHQHAADSAFQHTSAYRREQDRREAEDASMVDKGKAGVKRAKSLKERFERTHAGRMLERVNDGNGMILAGGIAYFSLTSIAAALVIAVTLLSYFVSRNSEWNERFYSFLDESIPGIVGDGDGGLVNPAELEPQPMTGVVGVVSFLILFNTATRYLRGMRVGVRTMLGKEAAPPAQGKLRDFIALFSLIIVVVLGLVLQVVASQFAEVMAGWFSVEWISEGIIRGPAIAIGVLLDMAFAALAIVVLGRYKGPRTPLLWALFAAAVAIGILRQAFSLVVGSLSENAVLGSAIAIVSLLIFVDFIARILLLTSAWLGTNRDVQRVDPEIESDMAESQPRQSHGGVTTRKSTVRTS; encoded by the coding sequence ATGGCCGAACGCGAGGACCACGGGGCGACTCAGGACGACCCAGCCCGCGCATCGGCCGCATCGCCCGAATCCGCCGCGCAGGCCGCCGCCCACGGGCCGCACCAGCACGCCGCAGACTCCGCGTTCCAGCACACCTCCGCGTACCGGCGCGAGCAGGACCGCCGCGAGGCGGAGGACGCGAGCATGGTCGACAAGGGCAAGGCCGGGGTCAAGCGCGCGAAGTCGCTCAAGGAGCGGTTCGAGCGCACCCATGCAGGCCGCATGCTCGAGCGCGTGAACGACGGCAACGGCATGATCCTCGCGGGCGGCATCGCGTACTTCTCGCTCACATCGATTGCCGCCGCCCTCGTGATCGCGGTGACGCTGCTGAGCTACTTCGTGAGCCGCAACTCCGAGTGGAACGAGAGGTTCTACTCCTTCCTTGACGAGTCGATCCCCGGCATCGTCGGCGATGGGGACGGCGGACTCGTCAACCCCGCCGAACTCGAGCCGCAGCCCATGACCGGCGTGGTCGGCGTGGTGAGCTTTCTCATCCTGTTCAACACCGCCACCCGGTACCTGCGCGGGATGCGCGTGGGGGTCAGGACCATGCTCGGCAAGGAGGCGGCGCCGCCGGCGCAGGGCAAGCTCCGTGACTTCATCGCGCTGTTCTCGCTGATCATCGTGGTGGTGCTCGGACTCGTGCTCCAGGTGGTGGCCTCGCAGTTCGCAGAGGTCATGGCGGGCTGGTTCTCGGTGGAGTGGATCTCGGAGGGGATCATTCGCGGCCCCGCCATCGCGATCGGCGTCCTCCTCGACATGGCGTTCGCTGCGCTCGCGATCGTGGTGCTCGGACGATACAAGGGCCCGCGCACGCCGCTGCTGTGGGCGCTCTTCGCGGCCGCGGTCGCCATCGGCATCCTGCGTCAGGCGTTCTCGCTCGTGGTGGGCTCGCTGAGCGAGAACGCGGTGCTCGGCTCGGCCATCGCGATCGTGTCCCTGCTGATCTTCGTCGACTTCATCGCCCGGATCCTGCTGCTCACGTCCGCATGGCTGGGCACCAATCGCGACGTCCAGCGCGTGGATCCTGAGATCGAGTCCGACATGGCCGAGTCTCAGCCGCGCCAGTCTCACGGCGGCGTCACGACGCGCAAGTCCACGGTGCGCACGTCCTAG
- a CDS encoding DUF4190 domain-containing protein has product MSTDDPFASPPPQRGQWQPDAAPAAPDGGYAAPGYAPAPQVAPGFSAAAPSTPQYSPAPQYATTPQYAAAPQGGPGYGSAPATAPGTDGPSIAALVTGVLGLGVVATVLGAIGLRRTAGGQRRGTGMAWAGVILGLIGTIIWSGAITWGIAGASTFWDEVGTEVGDEFSSEATYGDDPFLDGLWDQCEAGDMAACDDLYYESPFGSEYEDFGWECGGQGRGVLDFDCASKD; this is encoded by the coding sequence GTGAGCACCGACGACCCTTTCGCCTCGCCCCCGCCACAGCGAGGCCAGTGGCAGCCGGATGCGGCACCCGCCGCCCCGGACGGCGGGTACGCGGCTCCGGGCTACGCGCCCGCGCCGCAGGTCGCTCCTGGGTTCTCCGCGGCGGCCCCGTCCACTCCGCAGTACTCGCCGGCGCCGCAGTACGCGACCACTCCGCAGTACGCGGCGGCGCCGCAGGGCGGCCCAGGGTATGGCTCGGCTCCCGCGACGGCCCCGGGCACGGATGGCCCCTCGATCGCGGCGCTCGTCACGGGCGTCCTCGGTCTGGGAGTCGTCGCGACCGTGCTGGGCGCCATCGGGCTGCGCCGCACAGCGGGCGGGCAGCGCCGGGGCACCGGCATGGCGTGGGCCGGCGTGATCCTGGGCCTCATCGGGACCATCATCTGGTCCGGCGCGATCACCTGGGGCATCGCGGGCGCAAGCACCTTCTGGGACGAGGTCGGCACCGAGGTCGGAGACGAGTTCAGCTCCGAAGCCACCTACGGAGATGACCCGTTCCTCGACGGTCTCTGGGATCAGTGCGAGGCCGGGGACATGGCGGCGTGTGACGACCTCTACTACGAGTCGCCGTTCGGGTCCGAGTACGAGGACTTCGGCTGGGAGTGCGGCGGCCAGGGCCGCGGCGTCCTCGACTTCGACTGCGCGAGCAAGGACTAG